One Armatimonadota bacterium DNA window includes the following coding sequences:
- a CDS encoding DUF2961 domain-containing protein, translating to MLSSLTTARDFSVGRVSSYDVSGRNADAWRIEPGEAKVLAEIDGPGAISHIWFTIASPDPLYLRKLILRMYWDGEKTPSVETPVGDFFGLGHARTYSYQCAPFNTSCFEQCVVGGGVAMNCWFQMPFRKHARVEIVNEQTEPVHAFYFYIDYQKHQSLGDDTLYFHAKWRRENPCDGWTGEGSVWASQAFHQRHKGPEGINLSDKDNYLILEAEGIGHYVGVNFSIDHTQKGWWGEGDDMIFIDRDGERQWPPDMHGTGSEDYLAQAWGMQQNAFLYNGQAWSELDQGWNEWGKVCVYRYHILDPVPFKKNIRVSIEHGHANDRSDDWSSTTYWYQTEPHKEFTKMLPVELRLPNP from the coding sequence ATGCTGTCTTCGCTCACGACGGCCAGGGATTTCAGTGTCGGACGTGTGAGCAGCTACGACGTATCCGGGCGCAATGCCGATGCCTGGCGCATCGAGCCGGGAGAGGCGAAGGTGCTTGCCGAGATTGACGGCCCGGGCGCTATCAGCCACATCTGGTTCACCATCGCATCGCCTGATCCGCTCTACCTGCGGAAGCTCATCCTGCGGATGTACTGGGACGGCGAGAAGACGCCGTCGGTCGAGACGCCGGTCGGCGACTTCTTCGGGCTCGGCCATGCGCGGACGTACTCCTACCAGTGCGCGCCGTTCAATACGAGCTGCTTCGAGCAGTGCGTAGTCGGCGGCGGAGTGGCGATGAACTGCTGGTTCCAGATGCCGTTCCGCAAACACGCACGCGTCGAGATCGTCAACGAGCAGACCGAGCCGGTGCACGCATTCTATTTCTACATCGACTACCAGAAGCACCAGTCGCTGGGAGACGACACACTCTACTTCCACGCGAAGTGGCGCAGGGAGAACCCGTGCGACGGCTGGACCGGCGAGGGCAGCGTCTGGGCCTCACAAGCGTTCCACCAGCGCCACAAAGGTCCCGAGGGCATCAACCTCAGCGACAAGGACAACTACCTGATCCTCGAAGCCGAGGGGATCGGGCACTACGTCGGCGTGAACTTCTCCATCGATCACACTCAGAAGGGCTGGTGGGGTGAGGGCGACGACATGATCTTCATCGACCGCGACGGGGAGCGTCAGTGGCCGCCGGACATGCACGGCACGGGGAGCGAGGACTACCTTGCCCAGGCGTGGGGAATGCAGCAGAACGCGTTCCTCTACAACGGTCAGGCTTGGAGCGAACTCGATCAGGGCTGGAACGAGTGGGGCAAGGTATGCGTCTACCGCTATCACATCCTCGACCCGGTGCCGTTCAAAAAGAACATCCGCGTCTCGATCGAGCACGGGCATGCGAACGACCGGAGCGACGACTGGTCCTCGACGACCTACTGGTATCAGACCGAGCCGCACAAGGAGTTCACGAAGATGCTCCCGGTCGAGCTGAGACTGCCCAACCCGTAG
- a CDS encoding arylsulfatase — protein sequence MKPTRREFMKIAGVGLAALSTGALAAEEAPSGKKPNILFLMTDQHRWDCIGCAGNKVIKTPNLDRIAREGAMFTNAYSTTPTCIPARAALLTGQSPWHHGQIGFGQVAERYPFEMPRALNDAGYYTFVIGKCHYHPQRNLHGFQGGLLDESGRAQPGFISDYRQWFKEKAPDLDPDSTGIGWNDYRSGKYALPEDLHPTRWTGDTAVDWIEKYDRHEPFMLKVSFARPHSPYDPPKRFWDMYDEDDMPEPYVGDWAGEYAQGDPKNFTSWHGEFGVAQAKKSRRGYYGSVTFIDEQVGRILEALGKKGTLENTLIIWTGDHGDMLGDHHHWRKSYPYEGSAHVPMLVRWGRDMAIHARRGQRIGQVVELRDVLPTFLDAAGAPIPESVDGDSMLKLIRGETSGWREYVDIEHDVCYSNENNWAGLTDGRWKYIFHAFDGSEQLFDLENDRGELHDLAADPDYAKTVRYWRRELVKHFSERDERFVKDGELQIRKEKVMYTPNYPGKPGPKM from the coding sequence ATGAAACCGACCAGGAGAGAGTTCATGAAGATAGCAGGAGTGGGACTGGCGGCGCTGTCAACGGGCGCTCTCGCGGCTGAGGAAGCACCATCCGGCAAGAAGCCCAACATCCTGTTCCTGATGACCGATCAGCACCGATGGGACTGCATCGGCTGCGCAGGGAACAAGGTCATCAAGACGCCGAACCTCGACCGGATCGCCAGGGAAGGCGCGATGTTTACGAACGCGTACAGCACTACTCCGACCTGCATCCCCGCGCGAGCGGCGCTCTTGACCGGCCAGTCGCCGTGGCACCACGGCCAGATCGGCTTCGGGCAGGTTGCCGAGCGCTATCCCTTCGAGATGCCGCGCGCGCTTAACGACGCGGGGTACTACACGTTCGTCATCGGCAAGTGCCACTATCACCCGCAGCGGAACCTGCACGGCTTCCAGGGAGGGCTGCTCGATGAGTCGGGCCGCGCGCAGCCGGGATTCATCAGCGACTATCGGCAGTGGTTCAAGGAGAAGGCCCCCGATCTCGATCCCGACTCGACCGGCATCGGCTGGAACGATTATCGCTCGGGGAAGTACGCCCTGCCCGAGGACCTCCACCCCACTCGCTGGACCGGGGATACGGCTGTGGACTGGATCGAGAAGTACGACCGGCACGAGCCGTTCATGCTCAAGGTCTCGTTCGCCCGACCTCACAGCCCCTACGACCCGCCAAAACGGTTCTGGGACATGTACGACGAGGACGACATGCCGGAGCCCTATGTCGGCGACTGGGCCGGGGAGTACGCGCAGGGCGACCCGAAGAACTTCACTTCGTGGCACGGCGAATTCGGCGTCGCGCAGGCGAAAAAGTCGCGGCGCGGCTACTACGGCTCGGTCACGTTCATAGACGAGCAGGTCGGCCGCATCCTCGAGGCGCTCGGAAAGAAGGGCACGCTGGAGAATACTCTGATCATCTGGACCGGCGATCACGGCGACATGCTCGGCGACCACCATCACTGGCGGAAGTCGTATCCATATGAGGGATCGGCGCACGTCCCGATGCTCGTCCGCTGGGGCAGAGACATGGCAATCCATGCCAGACGCGGTCAGAGGATCGGCCAGGTAGTCGAACTGAGAGACGTCCTGCCGACGTTTCTCGATGCGGCGGGAGCGCCGATCCCCGAGAGCGTTGACGGCGACAGCATGCTCAAGCTGATCAGAGGCGAAACATCCGGCTGGCGGGAGTACGTCGACATCGAGCACGACGTCTGCTACAGCAACGAGAACAACTGGGCCGGCCTGACCGACGGGCGCTGGAAGTACATCTTCCACGCCTTCGACGGCAGTGAGCAGCTCTTCGACTTGGAGAATGATCGGGGCGAGCTTCACGATCTGGCAGCCGATCCGGACTACGCCAAGACGGTGAGGTACTGGCGGCGCGAGTTGGTGAAGCACTTCTCTGAGCGCGACGAGCGGTTCGTGAAGGACGGGGAACTGCAGATCCGCAAGGAGAAGGTCATGTACACCCCGAACTATCCCGGCAAGCCGGGCCCTAAGATGTAA
- a CDS encoding sulfatase-like hydrolase/transferase — protein MPKDILVLMTDQHRFDWIGVPHVRTPALDSLAAQGLTLDRCYTTSPICMPARASFLTGMYPHNFGMWDNIGRLPDTGDSCLHALKEAGYRTCHVGKSHLYPHGGSKDLRSEEPYMRALGWDDIRECTGPLSTQTTRSILTDFFEANGILDLFLEDYRRRKEVGWDLAHWPSPLPDGKHADDFIGMQAVEYIASSDRSQPLYLFVGIGGPHNPWDPPQRFDTYPPEGMPPPLPRDPAPEWLSGPALEFHQKLMGHHMDTTPEQFARLRALYSAKVEHVDTVMGRVLEAWYGTRGEDSWVLFWSDHGEMAGDKGRCHKETFFESSAHVPAIIRPPGGVPAPMKSDSLVSLTDLTATLLDAAGCEPRANVFGRAVHPALDGSAVGSSVVVSEIFDRAMISDGRWKMTVNTRNDVLQLFDLAEDPTESLNLAGRPDTIGEVRRLRHELLDFRLRTDDRQFREVNG, from the coding sequence ATGCCGAAGGATATTCTCGTCCTGATGACAGACCAGCACCGGTTCGACTGGATCGGCGTTCCGCACGTCCGAACGCCGGCGCTCGATTCGCTCGCCGCCCAGGGACTAACACTCGACCGATGCTACACCACCTCCCCGATATGCATGCCGGCACGGGCCTCGTTCCTCACCGGCATGTACCCGCACAACTTCGGCATGTGGGACAATATCGGCCGGCTGCCGGACACGGGCGACTCCTGCCTGCACGCCCTGAAGGAAGCAGGATACCGCACGTGCCACGTCGGGAAGAGCCATCTCTATCCGCACGGCGGCAGCAAGGACCTCCGCTCGGAGGAGCCCTACATGCGTGCGTTGGGATGGGACGACATCCGGGAGTGCACCGGGCCGCTCTCGACGCAGACCACCAGGTCCATCCTCACGGACTTCTTCGAGGCCAACGGCATCCTCGATCTCTTCCTCGAAGACTACCGCAGGCGCAAGGAAGTCGGCTGGGACCTCGCGCATTGGCCTTCCCCGCTCCCGGACGGCAAACATGCCGACGACTTCATCGGCATGCAGGCGGTCGAGTACATCGCGTCGTCCGACCGATCCCAGCCGCTGTATCTGTTCGTCGGGATCGGCGGCCCACACAATCCGTGGGACCCGCCGCAGCGCTTCGACACGTATCCGCCGGAGGGCATGCCGCCTCCCCTGCCCCGCGATCCCGCGCCCGAATGGCTCAGCGGACCGGCGCTCGAGTTCCATCAGAAGCTTATGGGCCATCATATGGACACGACTCCCGAGCAGTTCGCGCGCCTCCGAGCCCTCTACTCGGCGAAGGTCGAGCATGTGGATACGGTCATGGGTCGCGTCCTGGAAGCATGGTACGGGACCAGGGGAGAGGATTCGTGGGTGCTCTTCTGGAGCGATCACGGCGAGATGGCAGGCGACAAAGGCAGGTGCCACAAGGAGACATTCTTTGAGTCTTCGGCTCATGTGCCGGCGATCATTCGTCCGCCCGGAGGGGTCCCTGCACCCATGAAATCCGACAGCCTCGTGTCGCTCACCGATCTGACGGCCACGCTGCTCGATGCCGCCGGATGCGAGCCTCGAGCCAACGTCTTCGGGCGGGCGGTCCATCCAGCGCTCGACGGATCGGCGGTCGGATCCTCGGTAGTCGTCAGCGAGATTTTTGACCGCGCCATGATCTCCGACGGCCGATGGAAGATGACAGTGAACACCCGCAATGACGTGCTCCAGCTATTTGACCTGGCCGAGGATCCGACCGAATCGCTGAACCTCGCGGGGCGGCCGGACACAATCGGAGAGGTCCGGCGCTTGAGACACGAACTGCTCGACTTCAGACTTCGGACCGACGACCGCCAGTTCCGCGAGGTAAACGGCTGA
- a CDS encoding sulfatase-like hydrolase/transferase, which yields MKNGNAPRPLNVLILCPDQLRADYLTCYGHPTVGTANIDRLAAEGVRLDRAYCAAPLCGPSRISFVTSTRMSEHGHRNYGSTVDYAVPNLVRSLKESGHRTAMFGKNHCFSSGQLPEIWDELHEACAGNYDDHPRYKRSFDAFPMEPDYHLNLTGALADEAVGFLRKTNEPFLLWVNWQDPHPAFTCPEPYFSMFDRDEIEIPPMYREGGGTGKPRRLTNWQANSRASEATDDEIRRAIAAYMGQIRYIDDAVGKILDALAETGHDKDTLVVFMSDHGELLGNQGAFHKIGVFYEPLTRIPFIMRHPDGLYRGTFKGLVEEIDLAPTILEACGIERPPTFVGESLHERLAEKRLNEGRETVLVEAGMQAPTWPGPFGEHQKAPFMPNNFGPGAMLSDGRYKLSVYSDDACELYDLGTDPDELHNRFEDSSLSDVGERLTLELCRRLLGVGVRDVGLRWPGPGGDPREMPLEVAARHNL from the coding sequence GTGAAGAATGGAAATGCTCCCAGGCCACTGAATGTGCTGATACTCTGCCCCGATCAGTTGCGGGCCGACTACCTGACGTGCTACGGCCATCCGACAGTCGGCACGGCGAACATTGATCGCCTGGCCGCGGAGGGAGTCCGGCTCGACCGGGCGTACTGCGCGGCTCCCTTGTGCGGGCCGAGCAGGATCAGCTTCGTCACGTCCACTCGCATGTCGGAGCACGGACATCGGAACTACGGCTCGACGGTAGACTACGCGGTCCCGAACCTCGTACGCTCGCTCAAGGAATCGGGCCATCGAACCGCCATGTTCGGCAAGAACCACTGCTTCAGCAGCGGGCAACTGCCGGAAATATGGGACGAGTTACATGAAGCCTGCGCCGGGAATTATGACGACCATCCCCGGTACAAGCGTTCGTTTGACGCGTTCCCCATGGAGCCGGATTACCACCTCAACCTGACCGGCGCGCTGGCGGACGAGGCAGTCGGATTCCTTCGGAAGACCAATGAGCCGTTCCTGCTCTGGGTGAACTGGCAGGACCCCCACCCCGCGTTCACCTGCCCGGAGCCGTACTTCTCCATGTTCGATCGCGACGAGATCGAGATTCCCCCGATGTACCGCGAAGGCGGCGGAACCGGGAAACCCCGGCGGCTCACGAACTGGCAGGCCAACAGCCGGGCGTCCGAGGCGACGGATGATGAGATCAGGCGGGCGATCGCGGCGTACATGGGGCAGATCAGGTACATAGACGATGCGGTGGGGAAGATACTCGATGCGCTTGCCGAGACGGGACACGACAAGGATACGCTGGTGGTATTCATGTCAGATCACGGGGAACTGCTGGGTAACCAAGGCGCGTTTCACAAGATCGGCGTCTTCTACGAGCCGCTGACTCGGATTCCCTTCATAATGCGTCACCCGGACGGACTGTACCGGGGCACTTTCAAGGGCCTGGTCGAGGAAATAGACCTCGCGCCGACGATCCTCGAGGCCTGCGGGATCGAGCGGCCGCCGACGTTCGTCGGGGAATCGCTCCATGAGCGGCTGGCCGAGAAGAGGCTCAATGAAGGACGGGAGACGGTGCTCGTCGAGGCCGGGATGCAGGCCCCGACGTGGCCCGGTCCGTTTGGCGAGCACCAGAAGGCGCCGTTCATGCCGAACAACTTCGGCCCGGGCGCCATGCTGTCCGACGGCAGATACAAGCTTTCCGTCTACTCTGATGACGCCTGCGAGTTGTATGATCTTGGTACCGACCCCGACGAACTGCACAACCGGTTTGAGGATTCTTCCCTGAGTGACGTAGGTGAGCGGCTGACCCTGGAGCTATGCAGGAGGCTGCTCGGAGTTGGAGTGAGGGATGTCGGTCTCCGCTGGCCGGGGCCGGGCGGGGACCCGCGCGAGATGCCACTGGAGGTTGCCGCACGACATAACCTGTAG
- a CDS encoding DUF2961 domain-containing protein, whose protein sequence is MGMGHGVLILVMVLLATLAAKADETPMVPVGLDAYRMWERWPYQRIGVRAYMRSTYDRTGGNRSADASHFLYQLADDFSVTLDTVGPGILYFARYNHWHGSPWHYEVDGGDHIVRESSTADPTKPLEGSVFLPEKLFPNPLTWTWATTKGADLMWVPIPFEDSFRMAYTRTRYGTGYYLYHLFDPGANLSQPIKSWDGKTPPSKDVLDLISRSGNDPDPVTRYAGTSRTTSIPKGKTLTLIELTGPSMIRELQFSAPKEHALALSDVRLKITWDGREHPSVDAPLALFFGAGTFYNRDDNEYLVKGFPMNVRFDAERIHMACYFPMPFFKSAKIELAGIESADILDVRWKVRFEPYSDPPNHVGYFHATYGDHPTPELGRDMVFLDTTKVEGGGDWSGSFVGTSFIFTHRGVLNTLEGDPRFFFDDSRTPQAQGTGSEEWGGGGDYWGGRTMTLPLAGHPVGARKPEEAKCPEDLIHSEYRFLLADLFPFGKNARIQFEHGALNDSKEHYKSVVYWYGLPSASLIKTDEMDIGDMESERAHEYSSPDTSAPVEVTSRYEWGPDTLDGKEIYPAETDIGRVTKGTSEFTLKLVPENKGVLLRRKLDYSYPNQRAEVYVSEFGKSDWMRAGTWYLAGSNTCVYSDAKGELGATEHNVIESNRRFRDDEFIIPRKLTEGKSAVRVRVQFTPVETPLFAGHPLPELAWSEMRYTAYCWVMPKWGNAEVRSQNETDQERVHEDSRSGTGGAVNGRSRG, encoded by the coding sequence CTGCTGGCCACGTTGGCGGCGAAAGCTGATGAAACGCCGATGGTGCCGGTGGGACTCGACGCGTATCGGATGTGGGAGCGGTGGCCGTACCAGCGGATCGGCGTACGGGCCTACATGCGCAGTACCTACGATCGGACGGGCGGGAATCGGTCGGCCGACGCGAGCCATTTCCTGTATCAGCTCGCCGATGACTTCAGCGTAACTCTCGATACCGTCGGGCCGGGTATCCTCTACTTCGCGCGGTACAATCACTGGCACGGAAGCCCCTGGCATTACGAGGTGGACGGCGGCGACCACATCGTCAGGGAGTCGAGCACCGCAGACCCGACGAAGCCGCTCGAGGGCTCGGTCTTCCTCCCCGAGAAGCTCTTCCCCAACCCGTTGACGTGGACCTGGGCGACGACCAAAGGCGCGGACCTGATGTGGGTCCCGATCCCGTTCGAGGATTCGTTCCGCATGGCGTACACCCGAACGCGGTACGGCACCGGCTACTACCTTTATCACCTCTTCGATCCCGGCGCGAACCTCTCGCAGCCGATCAAGTCGTGGGACGGCAAGACGCCCCCGTCGAAGGACGTGCTCGACCTGATCTCGAGGTCGGGAAACGACCCCGATCCGGTTACCCGCTATGCAGGGACATCGCGGACTACCTCGATACCGAAGGGCAAGACCCTTACCCTCATTGAGTTGACCGGTCCGAGTATGATCCGCGAACTGCAGTTCTCCGCACCGAAAGAGCACGCACTTGCGCTCTCGGACGTAAGGCTCAAGATCACCTGGGACGGCAGGGAACACCCGTCAGTCGATGCCCCCCTCGCCCTCTTCTTCGGCGCAGGAACGTTCTACAACCGCGACGACAACGAGTACCTGGTCAAGGGATTCCCGATGAACGTGCGGTTCGACGCCGAGCGAATCCACATGGCGTGCTACTTCCCGATGCCGTTCTTCAAGTCGGCGAAGATAGAGCTAGCGGGCATTGAGTCGGCGGATATCCTCGACGTCCGCTGGAAGGTGCGTTTCGAGCCGTACAGCGATCCGCCGAACCACGTCGGCTACTTCCATGCGACCTACGGCGACCACCCCACCCCGGAGCTTGGGAGAGACATGGTCTTCCTTGATACGACGAAGGTCGAGGGCGGCGGTGACTGGTCGGGAAGCTTCGTCGGCACGAGCTTCATCTTCACGCACCGTGGAGTGCTTAATACCCTCGAGGGCGATCCCCGATTCTTCTTCGACGACAGTCGGACTCCCCAGGCACAGGGCACGGGCAGCGAGGAATGGGGAGGCGGCGGCGACTACTGGGGCGGCCGGACGATGACCCTTCCGCTCGCGGGCCATCCGGTCGGCGCTCGGAAGCCCGAAGAGGCGAAGTGCCCGGAAGACCTGATCCACTCGGAGTACCGGTTCCTTCTGGCCGACCTCTTCCCGTTCGGTAAGAACGCGCGCATTCAGTTCGAGCACGGAGCGTTGAACGACTCGAAGGAGCACTACAAGAGCGTCGTATACTGGTACGGGCTGCCGAGTGCCTCGCTCATCAAGACGGATGAGATGGACATCGGCGACATGGAGAGCGAGAGAGCGCACGAGTACTCGTCGCCTGATACGTCCGCGCCGGTGGAAGTCACCTCTCGATATGAATGGGGGCCGGATACGCTGGATGGCAAGGAGATCTACCCCGCGGAGACGGATATTGGCCGCGTCACGAAGGGGACTTCGGAGTTCACGCTGAAGCTGGTGCCGGAGAACAAGGGCGTGCTCCTCCGCCGGAAGCTCGATTACTCGTACCCGAACCAGCGGGCGGAGGTCTACGTCTCGGAGTTCGGCAAGTCGGACTGGATGCGCGCGGGGACATGGTATCTCGCGGGCTCGAACACCTGCGTCTACTCCGACGCGAAGGGCGAACTCGGCGCGACGGAGCACAACGTTATCGAGTCGAACCGGCGCTTCCGCGACGATGAGTTCATCATCCCTAGGAAGCTTACCGAGGGGAAGTCGGCAGTCCGGGTGCGGGTGCAGTTCACGCCGGTGGAGACGCCGCTCTTCGCGGGCCATCCACTCCCGGAACTCGCATGGAGCGAGATGCGATATACGGCGTATTGCTGGGTGATGCCGAAGTGGGGGAACGCAGAAGTCAGGAGTCAGAATGAAACCGACCAGGAGAGAGTTCATGAAGATAGCAGGAGTGGGACTGGCGGCGCTGTCAACGGGCGCTCTCGCGGCTGA